The following proteins come from a genomic window of Equus przewalskii isolate Varuska unplaced genomic scaffold, EquPr2 contig_13320, whole genome shotgun sequence:
- the LOC103541318 gene encoding zinc finger protein 709-like: MDSVTTEDVAVNFTPEEWALLDPSQKKLYRDVMWETFRILASVGITWEDHDIEDQYKDLGRKLRKHVVGRLCESEEGSQCGENVSLLANLSLNKKTTGAKPWGCSACGRAFTHHSLLKMHIRCHTEHKTREYQKYGEKPYKCKECGKAFTYLTLLQTHERTHTGEKPYECKQCSKAFTSSSQLKKHERNHTGEKPFVCKKCSKAFTSSGILSRHGRTHTGEKPYECKQCGKAFTSSSYLRIHERIHTGEKPFKCKICGKAFISTCPLSIHERTHMGGKPYKCEKCGKAFTSSSYLQIHGRIHTGVKLYECKKCSKAYTSSSYLKIHERTHTGEKPFKCNICGKAFISTNCLSVHARSHTGEKPYECEKCGKAFTSSSYLQIHGRIHTGERPYECKTCRKAFTSSGHLKKHERIHTGEKPFECKKCSKAFTFSGLLSKHERTHTGEKPYECKKCGKAFTSSCSLRVHERTHTGEKPYECKKCSKAFSVSCCLREHERTHTGEKPYECKNCPKAFNSSSSLRVHERTHTGEKPYECKICSKVFTASSSLRVHERSHSGEKAS, encoded by the exons GACTCAGTGACCACTGAGGATGTGGCTGTGAACTTCACCCCAGAGGAGTGGGCTTTACTGGATCCTTCACAGAAGAAACTCTACAGAGATGTGATGTGGGAAACCTTCAGGATCCTGGCCTCAGTAG GAATAACATGGGAAGATCATGATATTGAAGATCAGTACAAAGACCTGGGGAGAAAACTCCG AAAGCATGTGGTAGGGAGACTCTGTGAAAGCGAAGAGGGTAGTCAATGTGGAGAAAACGTCAGCCTTCTTGCAAATCTCAGTCtgaacaagaaaactacaggagcTAAACCATGGGGATGCAGTGCATGTGGAAGAGCCTTCACGCATCATTCATTGCTGAAAATGCACATTAGATGTCACACTGAACATAAAACACGTGAGTATCAAAAATATGGAGAGAAgccatataaatgtaaggaatgtgggaaagccttcacttACCTCACTTTACTTCAAACACATGagagaactcatactggagagaaaccctatgaatgtaaacaatgcagtaaagcattcacttcttccagtcaacttaaaaaacatgaaagaaatcacactggagagaaaccctttgtatgtaaaaaatgcagtaaagcattcacttcttctGGTATTCTTTCAAGACATGGAAgaactcatacaggagagaaaccctacgaATGTAAGCAGTGCggtaaagcattcacttcttccagttATCTTCGAATCCATgaaagaattcacactggagagaagccctttaaatgtaaaatatgtggcAAAGCCTTCATTTCTACCTGTCCTCTCTCaatacatgaaagaactcacatGGGAGGGAAACCctacaaatgtgaaaaatgtggtaaagcattcacttcttccagttATCTTCAAATTCATggaagaattcatactggagtgaaactctatgaatgtaaaaaatgcagtaaagcctACACTTCTTCCAGTTATCTTAAAATACATGAGAGaacccacactggagagaaaccctttaAGTGTAACATATGTGGTAAAGCCTTCATTTCTACCAATTGTCTCTCAGTACATGCAAgaagtcacactggagagaaaccctatgaatgtgaaaaatgtggTAAAGCATTCACTTCCTCCAGTTACCTTCAAATACATGGAAGGATTCATACCGGAGAgagaccctatgaatgtaaaacgTGCcgtaaagcattcacttcttccgGTCATcttaaaaaacatgaaagaattcacactggagagaaaccctttgaatgtaaaaaatgcagtaaagcattcacttttTCCGGTCTTCTTTcaaaacatgaaagaactcatacaggagagaaaccctacgaATGTAAAAAATGTGGcaaagcattcacttcttcctgttctcttcGAGTTCATGAAAGAAcgcacactggagagaaaccttatgaatgtaaaaaatgcagtaaagcattcagtGTTTCCTGTTGTCTTCGAGAGcatgaaagaactcacactggagagaaaccttatgaatgtaaaaaCTGCCCTAAAGCATTCAATTCTTCCAGTTCTCTTCGAgtacatgaaagaactcacactggagaaaaaccgtatgaatgtaaaatatgcaGTAAAGTCTTCACTGCTTCCAGTTCTCTTCGAGTCCATGAAAGAAGTCACAGTG